The following DNA comes from Acipenser ruthenus chromosome 47, fAciRut3.2 maternal haplotype, whole genome shotgun sequence.
CAGCGCTGCGGAGGGGTTACACGCACATCCTAACACAGGAcgatgcttctttttttttttctctttctccgACTCATTAGGGCCTCAAAGGACTCAATCCGTTCGCAATCCCCTCAGTGGACCCGCTGCTTTTCTTCAGGGCCACCTCGATTCAACCGCCCCACCCCTCCCCTCGACAAGCATGCAACCCTACCTCCCAGTCCTCGGCTCTAACCGCTAAGCCAGGCGTGTCCAATCAGTGCTGGAGGGCCATTCTGGTCCTGGTTTAACAGGGTCTAATtgtataattaactacttcaggaggtttaattggttcacaTTAGAACAGAGATGGAACAAAGACCCGGAATAGAAGGACCAGCTTTGACCACCCTGCTAAAGAAGCGACATTGCGTTCGCCCTTATAAGAGATCCTATGCTTTCTATCATTTATTTAGCCCTTTCTATGTTTCCATCCCTAAGCTCTCTCATTTCCAAGGCATTTTTCCTACACTGCAGCACCCTGTGCTTAACCATGAGCTCACAAGACTGCCACATTGTATAAAGCATTGCTAAGTGTTACCCTGGTCTTTTGCCCTATGTTTCACAATTCTGGTATCATGCTTAACTGAACACATTCGAGTCCAGTGGTACCCATTCAGCTGAGAGCAGTATTGAGATTAAAAGCCCGGAGAACTGGCATCCTTTCATTCATCCTCCTGGTCCCCTAATTAGAAGCAGGTTAACGATGTTTGGGGGATTAAGCGGGATTGCTGGTAATGATGCTCAGATTCCCTGATTCGATTCAGCTGCTCTTATTCTTTGCTGTCATTGGAAAACACAGGAGACATGGTTCAATGAAGGACTCCCCACCCCCCTCTCCACCAACCTTATTTCATTTCAGCGTCAggattgaaatatatatatatatatattaatattaatattgttcAGCagggttaattctatagggtaatgcaaaacttttggccatagctatatggACTGGGCTCTCTCTATTAAAGACCCCTTGCTAACTCTAGATGGGTTTTTATACAGTAACAGCCAATAAGTCACTGTCCTCGTTAGAGATATAATCAGTGTTTTCATCTCTGTGGCGAAAGTGTAAAAAGAATCCCTTAGGAATCTGTTTGGAATCCTGAGGGAATGCTTTAGGAATCTGTTTGGAATCCTGAGGGAATGCTTTTGGAATCCGTTTGGAATCCCGATGGAATGCTTTTGGAATCCGTTTGGAATCTCGAGGGAATGCTTTTGGAATCCACAGAACTGAGCCCTGGCTGTGACCAGGTGCTGCTGTATGTATGAATGCTGTGACTGTGCTGGTTTTCTCTTCCCTGGTTTGGTTGATTCAGGCTGCCAGTGAACCTGAGTAATCTTGTTGTCCCGCAAATTGAATGAGGTATATCTCCAGGAGaaaattaaatgcatttaaacaatGTGCTTGTGGGCAACACTTCTCACAAATGTGTGGTAATCTTTCATTAGGCTAGTATGTTTGACTGGCCTGGAGAATAGGCTGTATTGCAATTTAACCATGTTTCGTcccccatgcttatactatgcatttaccatagtttaccctggtttgcaatgctttttactatgcattaccatacctcactgtattacattttactacacttttactatgggaaactgttATAAGAGCAGAAGGAGAATATGACTGTTGCAAACCCCTGAGTGTTTTTCTAGTGACATACTGGTTTGGGACCTGGTTTGAGGTCACATAAATGGCAGGTTTCATTGTTTTGCAATGCTGCAGCATGCTTGCCTAGCCAGCTAGCCCAACTTTATGAGTGGTGGGGTTTCTTTTGCATAGACACCATCCAAAAAATCTGATTATTTTCATGTGTCACTGGCAAATATCTACagtgggaaaaataaaaaaaaggttgttagagagagggagagagggagagagaggtagagaaagagaaggagagagagagggggagagggagcgagagagagagagggggaatgcatttttctttttcgtTGCTTGTCTGTGTTGGAGAGTAATTGGAAAAGTCTATTTTCCTTATTTAATCCGATACTCTTAACTTCATTAAGCCATCTGAATCTCCAGGAAACGTTGACGTATTTTGCCTCTTAATCCAACGATTAGTCGCCACACTTGtcaatcaaccccccccccccccccccccaaaaaaaaaaaccttcgcTTGACTGTCCCGTGAAACTGTTCAAGCGTTAAAcccttttaaaccctgtttcgtgcacctcattgcacaaataagaaagttagcatcattttatttgtgagaCACACATGTCCCTGTTCAGAGTAGGCTGACAGTGACTCTGCTTTGTTGTGATATTATAACCTGTGAAAAACATACACGTTTTTAAACAAACTTCATGCTCTTCTATGAAATCTCACTAGAATTGAGGCAAACAgtactgacaaaaaaaacaactgctaaaatCACAATCAAGGTAAattactactgataataataatatcagcaatGTAGTGAACCAGTTTTCACCTGTCCAGTGTTGCAGGTTGTCCTATGCTTTAGTGCGCTTTGACAAGCTCTAGGTATAGCAGATGACACCAGAGCACACACAGGGTTAATTTCACAGAAAGATAGAGCATTGCAATTTCTCTCCTGGAACAGTTGCATCAATCCgaattacaaaatacatattttattatctTCAGCCTTGTCTGATCGCTTCCTTCTGTCAGTTCCCTCTGGTGCTGGATTACAGGGAAGGAATCACAAGATACAAAGAAGCAATTCATAAGAATAATAATTCTAAGATGTTCCGATTTTAATCTCCTTCGGGGCTTCCCttgcctttttctttttcaattttttttttttttttttttagaattgtgattaTTCTGCGGCACATAAAACTgtccatttagtttttttttattaagtaggtgatttgatcaacctattcCCTGCCGGTACAACCTACAGAAGgatattttagagcattttacagcaccaaggAGTGCCACTGCATGACATCAACCACCTATTTTTAATCCCAAAATAACTGCAGATGGGTGATTCATGCAATccattccccagtgctgtaaagtgCTCTAAAAAATCCAGCCTTGGTTTACAATGCTAAAATGCTTCAATAATTAAAGGGTATAGTTTGACGTGACTTctgaagccggaaaaaaaaaaacctattctgTGACTTTCTAGCAAATAAGAAAAATTgccttgttttaataaaaaggtcACTATAGAATCACCAGAGTTCCCCCTAGCGGTAGATTTGATGTACTGCGGGAATCAGGGCAATTACGTAGGTGAGTGGGTGTCAACTATGCCCAGTCACTttttaatcaccctgtatatactgtaagAGCAATCACTGAACTACAAACTGTCTAAAAGCTCCAGGGTCTGTCTCTGTGAGCGCTGTCTAATGTTCAATGCAAatcttaaatacatatttataaacaaaaacatggTCTGTTGTAGTTGAAGCATTGACCAATCATGTTCTTAACTGAACACCAGACTAATGATTAACAATCTAGCATTGTCTCTTTATTACAACGTACAGTCTGTGTCTGTGCCACCTAATTCACATTTCCACCCCTGCTTATAAGATGCATGCAAGACAATGGGTTAAGCTTCTAAAACTACATGAAATTCTCCACTGGacactgtatatgtttttgaAATGATATGTCGTCTCAACAGGTATTTCCGGGCTaaatcaatcaaataaaatacaaaacctgCGACCGGTTTATATATTTCATGATATGGTTTCACAGGGATGTTCTTGTAAACAGTAAAATAGGAAAGTATTGCCTGATTGGCTGGGTcagtgtccaatcacggtcctggaggctcattccactccaggtttaacaggtaaaatgagatcatgaactactgcagggtctggatggaTGGAGTTTTAATTGGCTCAAttcaacaatttagaacagggttggaacaaagaccaggactggaagaacCAACCCCTTGGCTACCCCTGAGCTAGGGACATGACTTACATAGTGTACTGTTGAACCTGTCACCTTGGGGAGGGAATAACACAGattggtgctgtgcagtgattgttcAGCGGCTGAATGCACAGTCCAGATGGGGAGAGCAGCcagtgagtctgtctgtctgtctctctgctggTCACATGACAGCGCACTTCTCCTCGGCCGCCTCTTTCATCTCGGTCAGTGTGGTCTGTGCTTTGGTCTTGATGACTTCGAAGTCCATGTTCTGGATCTTTCCCAGCAGGCTGTCGTTgacctcctcctcttcctcatcctGCTCCACCATCTTGGCGAGGTCTTCGGGCAGATCCACGTCTCCACCCACTATCTGAATCTGAGCGTCATCCTTCTCACtctgagggagagagagggggcggaCAGGTCAGGAGAGCACACAGACTCTCTCATTCTCACAAACACATTTTCTTGGGTTTGGGATATAATTACCTGGGATTAAGTCCAGCCAGTCAGAGAGTGGAGGACACTGGGACTGATGGATCTCCTACCGCTGCTCGCTAACCTGTTCCTAACTTGTTACATACCCTCTCACTACACCACTGTGTGAGCTAAAGGCCCTTTATTCCAGCTTGCAGTCTGTTTGACAGCCCTTCACTCTATTTCCTCAGAACACGGCTGACCGTTTCTGTAATCCAACATCTATTTTCCTGAGACACGGCACAGTGGTTTCACATCCCCTTCAGCTATCTCACATTCATTTAGATATGGTTGCCAGGCACTGCAAACACAGCATCGTCATTATTAGCATTCGTCTCTAATGGCTttgggggtccagtggttaaagaaaggggcttgttagcAGGAGCTTCAAATCCCGGCTGGGCAAGTGCGTACCTGTGGCAGTCGGTGTTTGTCCCTCATGAGAATTCTCAGACTGGCTCTCTCAGCCTTCTTCTGGGCAAACTGCTTGTCTCTCTCGATCCTGTGGAGCAGGCAGGGCGGGAGTCAGAGTACGTCACTGAAACTTTAAAATCACCAGACTGTTATCTGTCTttatactccccccccccccccccacgtggAGAAAAAGGAGGTCAAAGCTCTTCCAAACGGACACTTAACACATTCAGACTGCTGTattacaccttgctatgcttGTACTATGGGAAGTTTTTATAAGGGATGTCATTGGATTGCATGAATACTTTCATGCACGCGGGTTTTCAGAGTGATTCTGCGTGATCCTGCACGTAGTTATGCAGTGTTTAGTGCCCTTTGTGAAGGTGTTGCATTGCTCCACTGGTTTTGCAGTGCATACTGGTGCTTCTGGCTTATTACCCTTTAATCCCTGTCTCTGTGGCCTGGTGTCCCCCGGACGTGACACAGATCTGATTGCAGTGCTTACCTCTTTATACCCAAAACACTGCGACAGGCTACAGCTGTGCCAGTGACTCCCAGAGTAACGACAGACCACTACATAGCTGAGAGAGAGCTAGGTTAGAAAAgtaccatacatacatacatacacatatacagtgctcccttgttagTGTGCATTCATATTGCCCCAAATGACTTCAATAAATTAATTCAGTATGTTGTACCTTGTTATGTTCTAGTAAAAGGGAATTCTTAGAAATTCCGCTGGGGAACTGTTTTAATCTCGTCCCGTGCTTTGCTTGAACCAAGGAAGAGTCACACAAGCACGTGACCCATAGTTATAACATGGAAAGGCTGCAAGCCACAGTCTCCTGTTAGTCATTTAATCACTGCTGAATTACAGTAAGCTGACTTTATCATTGCGTTGTGTGATAGATGATGCTTGTGTGTTCCTGCTGTGTTGACTGGGATGGCTTTGTAAGTGAGATGGTCTCATCCATCTCTATGGCACACATCCCGAGCAGCAAATGAGACATCACTCAGTGGCCTAGTGCAGGAGAGGTCACGTTTTTCTGATAAATCCCTTCATACCCTGCGATCGCAGCTCTCACTCTCCTCAATCTCCTAACTGCGTCTTTCACACTAAACCCTTCTTCACAGTGACATTCAACCCACATGACTTCTGATCTTGACATCAACCCTGCCAGGAAATTAACTTCAAGGGTATAGAGCTTCAACATGCTGTACTA
Coding sequences within:
- the LOC131721070 gene encoding complexin-4-like, with translation MSFLLKAMIGNPMKNMAGGAAEEEEKKKEEGDGKETPQSKGMTREEFEEYQRQLVEEKIERDKQFAQKKAERASLRILMRDKHRLPQSEKDDAQIQIVGGDVDLPEDLAKMVEQDEEEEEVNDSLLGKIQNMDFEVIKTKAQTTLTEMKEAAEEKCAVM